The following coding sequences are from one Triticum dicoccoides isolate Atlit2015 ecotype Zavitan chromosome 4A, WEW_v2.0, whole genome shotgun sequence window:
- the LOC119283871 gene encoding tropinone reductase homolog At2g29370-like, whose protein sequence is INLTGSKGIGYAIVEELAGFGARVHACSRNAAELEECRRRWEEKGLHVTASACDVFVRADRERLMDAVRQTFNGKLDILVNNAGQLLVKPTAECTAEEYSKVMATNLESSFHLSQLARPLLVRAGGGSIINMSSIGGSIGFVGSTVYAITKGAMNQLTRSLATEWAPDKIRVNGVAPGFITTDMIKDMDTEYLEQEHSKTPLRRSGKPAEIASAVAFLCMPAASFIAGQVICVDGGRTISA, encoded by the exons ATAAATTTGACCGGCAGCAAAGGGATAGGGTACGCCATCGTGGAGGAGCTCGCCGGGTTCGGTGCGAGGGTGCATGCCTGCTCCCGGAACGCGGCGGAGCTGGAGGAGTGCCGACGGCGGTGGGAGGAGAAGGGCCTGCATGTCACCGCCTCCGCCTGCGACGTCTTTGTGCGCGCCGACAGGGAGAGGCTCATGGACGCCGTCCGGCAGACCTTCAACGGCAAGCTCGACATACTA GTGAACAACGCGGGGCAGCTGCTGGTGAAGCCCACCGCGGAGTGCACCGCGGAGGAGTACTCCAAGGTGATGGCTACCAACCTGGAGTCGAGCTTCCATCTCAGCCAGCTCGCGCGCCCTCTTCTCGTGCGCGCCGGAGGAGGCAGCATCATCAACATGTCCTCCATTGGAGGCTCCATCGGCTTCGTTGGCTCCACCGTCTATGCTATCACAAAAG GTGCAATGAACCAACTGACGAGGAGTTTGGCCACCGAGTGGGCCCCTGACAAGATCCGTGTGAACGGTGTCGCCCCAGGATTTATCACAACCGATATGATTAAAGAC ATGGATACGGAGTACCTGGAACAGGAGCACTCCAAAACCCCGTTGCGGCGGAGTGGCAAGCCAGCTGAGATCGCCTCCGCGGTGGCATTTCTGTGCATGCCGGCGGCTTCCTTCATCGCCGGGCAGGTCATCTGCGTCGACGGTGGTCGGACCATTAGTGCTTAA